One region of Populus trichocarpa isolate Nisqually-1 chromosome 4, P.trichocarpa_v4.1, whole genome shotgun sequence genomic DNA includes:
- the LOC18097802 gene encoding probable carboxylesterase 7 produces MFSFDMDAAEPDAALDLSPFIIVYKDGSIERLVGNEIVPPSLDPKSSVLSKDAVYSKEAKLSSRLYLPPGVDPDKKLPLLIYFYGGGFCVESAFSPAYHNYLNILVAEAKVIAVSVDYRRVPEHPIPVPYDDSWTALKWVASHVNGDGPEKWLNNHADFGKVYLAGDSAGGNIAHHMAMRYGQERLFGVKAVGVVLIHPYFWGKEPIGNEVHELERVLKGIAATWHLACPTTSGCDDPLINPTTDPKLASLGCSKVLVAVAEKDLLRDRDLLYCEALKKCGWGGAVETMEAEGEGHVFHLFNPTCGNAVAMLKKTAAFISGHN; encoded by the coding sequence atGTTTTCATTCGACATGGATGCAGCCGAGCCTGATGCTGCCCTAGATCTGTCTCCCTTTATTATCGTATATAAAGATGGAAGCATAGAGAGGCTCGTTGGCAACGAAATCGTCCCTCCTTCCTTGGATCCCAAATCCAGTGTCCTGTCTAAAGATGCTGTCTATTCAAAAGAAGCAAAACTATCATCTAGACTTTACCTCCCACCAGGCGTGGATCCTGACAAGAAGCTCCCCCTCTTGATTTACTTTTATGGAGGAGGCTTTTGCGTAGAGAGTGCCTTCTCGCCTGCCTACCATAATTACCTTAATATCTTGGTCGCGGAGGCTAAAGTCATTGCTGTCTCGGTTGATTACAGGAGAGTCCCAGAACATCCAATCCCTGTTCCATATGACGATTCATGGACTGCCCTGAAATGGGTTGCATCTCATGTTAATGGAGATGGCCCTGAAAAGTGGCTAAATAACCATGCTGATTTCGGAAAGGTGTATTTGGCTGGAGACAGCGCCGGTGGTAACATAGCACACCACATGGCCATGAGATATGGTCAAGAGAGATTATTTGGTGTAAAAGCTGTAGGTGTTGTCTTAATACATCCTTATTTCTGGGGCAAAGAACCAATTGGAAATGAAGTTCATGAATTAGAAAGAGTGTTGAAAGGGATTGCTGCTACATGGCACCTTGCATGTCCGACGACAAGTGGGTGTGATGACCCTTTAATCAATCCCACCACAGATCCAAAACTGGCTAGTTTGGGGTGCTCCAAGGTTCTTGTTGCTGTCGCCGAGAAAGATTTGCTAAGGGACAGAGACTTGTTATATTGCGAGGCTTTGAAGAAGTGTGGATGGGGTGGAGCAGTTGAAACCATGGAGGCTGAAGGAGAGGGGCACGTCTTTCATTTGTTCAATCCAACCTGCGGCAATGCTGTGGCTATGCTCAAAAAGACTGCTGCTTTCATATCTGGGCATAACTGA